A single region of the Vicia villosa cultivar HV-30 ecotype Madison, WI linkage group LG4, Vvil1.0, whole genome shotgun sequence genome encodes:
- the LOC131598598 gene encoding uncharacterized protein LOC131598598, with amino-acid sequence MAQMLSFMKDIKDEQERAREARNRYEETPNDGNPLLGYVRGFDPHKSNTHSSKRVTKTHEEGEASHEGFIPATQKEGAPRTVRIPANNPPKDEDYVDLQYGEVDEPNQEYQHKQTQADSEESARNNGQIKALEERLKAVEGYDTNPMPRHDGAVNAIEVVTEQEFVQQRSSPIDTLKRYLLAKGFVLEHNEAFKTTLQRLVNQGVVQFKEYPEEEYVAMLDRNEPLMIPRQGARKTLIIPCAKATLLIPAQVHTRIIPVRDPYPVDKMKAVPWEYESNASTDVTNIVGPGGMTRSGRIFNTARSKENSAQANDQATVVPTERSTPIDKEITNKDAEEFLALIKKSDYKVVDQLHQTPSRISLLSLLIHSEKHRDTLMKILSAAHVTKDITVNQFDGMVANLTAGACLSFSEHELPSQGKEHNKALHISIQCGKAHLSRVLIDTGSSLNVMPKATLDKIDLEGLVIRPSRLVVKAFDGSQSPVFGEVDLPVVIGPHTFCINFQVMEIEPAYTCLLGRPWIHAAGAVTSTLHQKVKFVDGNSIVTVSGEEDIFVSNLDSYRYIEAGEKALETSFQALEIATAVTLPIEKTRRAKLLFVQNYYSDFASVVVVA; translated from the exons ATGGCACAAATGTTGAGCTTCATGAAGGACATTAAGGATGAGCAGGAAAGAGCAAGGGAAGCTCGGAATCGGTATGAGGAGACGCCAAACGATGGCAATCCActgttaggatatgttcgaggctttGACCCTCATAAGTCAAACACCCACTCATCAAAGAGGGTTACCaaaacccatgaagagggagaagcctCCCATGAAGGATTCATTCCCGCTACTCAGAAAGAGGGGGCGCCTCGCACTGTTCGTATCCCTGCTAACAATCCACCTAAGGATGAGGATTATGTGGATTTACAATATGGGGAGGTAGACGAGCCGAATCAGGAGTACCAACATAAGCAAACCCAAGCTGATTCTGAAGAGAGCGCTAGAAATAacggacaaatcaaggcgctggaagaaaggctGAAGgcagtagaaggatacgat ACAAACCCTATGCCCCGccatgatggcgcagtcaatgcaatagaggtAGTCACCGAGCAAGAGTTTGTTCAACAACGGAGCTCCCCCATAGAcacccttaagaggtatctacttgcAAAGGGGTTCGTCCTCGAACATAACGAAGCCTTTAAGACAACCTTGCAAAGACTCGTGAATCAAGGGGTAGTTCAGTTTAAAGAATATCCTGAGGAAGAGTATGTGGCCATGCTGGACAGGAATGAACCGTTAATGATACCAAGACAAGGGGCAAGGAAGACGTTGATCATCCCTTGCGCCAAAGCCACACTGCTGATACCCGCACAAGTACACACTAGGATTATCCCAGTCAGGGATCCATATCctgtggacaagatgaaagcagtTCCATGGGAATATGAGTCTAACGCTAGTACCGATGTGACAAACATCGTCGGGCCTGGGGGTATGACTCGTAGCGGTCGCATATTCAATACTGCTAGATCAAAAGAGAATTCAGCACAAGCAAATGATCAAGCCACTGTGGTCCCTACTGAAAGAAGCACACCCATAGACAAGGAGATCACTAACAAAGATGccgaagaattcttggcattaatcaagaaaagtgattataagGTAGTGGATCAGTTGCACCAAACTCCATCCAGGATATCACTCCTCTCGCTGTTAATTCATTCAGAAAAACATCGAGACACCCTGATGAAGATCTTGAGTGCTGCCCATGTAACCAAAGACATCACTGTAAATCAAtttgatggaatggtggctaatcttaCTGCTGGGGCATGCTTAAGCTTCAGTGAACACGAGTTGCCCTCACAAGGGAAAGAGCATAACAAAGCCctgcatatctccatacaatgcGGGAAAGCTCATCTGTCTAGAGTGCTGATCGACACAGGGTCgtcattaaatgtgatgccaaaggccACCTTAGACAAGATAGATTTGGAAGGACTGGTAATAAGACCAAGCCGTCTGGTGGTCAAAGCCTTTGATGGGTCGCAAAGCCCGGTGTTTGGAGAAGTGGACCTCCCTGTGGTAATAGGCCCTCAcactttctgcatcaatttccaagtgatggagattgagcCTGCCTATACATGTTtattaggacgcccttggatccatgctgctggggcagttacctctaCCCTGCATCAAAAGGTGAAATTTGTGGATGGAAACTCTATAGTAACCGTCAGTGGGGAGGAGgacatatttgtcagcaatctagaCTCATACCGATACATTGAGGCTGGGGAAAAAGCATTAGAGACTTCGTTCCAAGCACTAGAGATTGCCACTGCTGTCACACTGCCAATTGAGAAAAcgcgaagggcg